GGAATTGATCTCCTTCACCGTACAGTTGCATTAAAAAGATGTAACTGCATCAATATAGTAATATATCATACACGGTGTCGTGATTATCACACAATCACTTTATCGCCACAACTGGATACAAATATGAAGTTAATTCATTTCAACTCATTCTTTCCTTCGACAGTTATAGCGATATTTTCATATACGGTATCGCAAGCATTGTTATTTGAATCTCTCATACTTAGGGCGCAGCAAATGAATCATAAACGTGcttttcatgtgacattttgcttttacttttaaGCGATTCAGCACACACAAGATGGCGCCGAAATCTCGTCAGACAAATCACTCAACGCCCCCCAAACGACGTCAATTGCAGCGTTTTGGCCGCACAACTTTTGGGAGTATTTTCAAGGGCTCGCGGGGGgtcattgaaaaagaaaagtagaCGGCAAAGTTTGGGAATAACATTGAAGAGTTCGTGTACGAAAATCCAACATCACAGCTGACCTGTTGCTCcgtttaaacaaaataaaaaaataaaaactcccaAATCGTCGTTCGCTCGAAGATCAATGACATAATATAAGCCATTAAGCTTCTCTGAGAGTATCTGCTTGGGTAAAATACACGTTAACAACGTCTTCGTGTTGCAACATCAAACGACGTCGCATTTCGTcgctcttttgtttttcttccgcGTTTTTCCAAACCGAAACTACAAAAACCTCAAGTACTCAAGTTGCTACTTACCGCCGGAAAGTTGGCAATTTCGTGTGTGTCCAGGTAGCAGCACTAGCAATGGCGCAGGGGTGCGGGGAAACCAAAGACAAAGGAAAGAAAGTGAACACCCTCCGCCTTTTACGCGTAAATCGAAAGCCGCGTGGACGAAGTTGGGGCAACTTGAAAGCTGCTGAGCGGCGGCGGTGACGTCACGACACAACTTCCGCCcaagcttcatcttcttcttcttcgggcGGACATGATTGACAGCTTATCGGTGCATTACCCCCACCGACCGGACTGGAGTGTGGAACAGGCGCTCATTGgcaggtaaaataaaaaaattaaaaaatcaatcaataaacaaACTAGATTGTTTTATCAGCGTAGGTTTCCCTCTTGATCTTAATGtcataccttttttttaacctaccgATTTCCACAAACGGCGTGTTAATGTAAAGTTGCGATAATTTGTCTTCTAGTTGTTCCACGGTTGACACGTGTGCCTATTTTGCGATGGATGCCAAATATGCTTTGTAATTAATGATTGTAATCGTACATTCTCTTACATACTATTTAACATATCCTGGTGTCGGACTCTTTCGAGTCCGAAAGGGGGATTGAAGGCCCTCGCACGCGATATACTGATGCCATGATCATACATGGACTTATTTGTGCACCGTTATGTTGTGTAACCTAACCTCAGTAGCAAAATGTTCTGATAACAGTGTAGGTGTGAAACTACATATCAGCCGCAGAACAGGATGTTTTGTGCCAAGAAGAGATATTGCTGTGGCCTCGGATCCACCCTGCTCAAGTTTTAAACGCCGTATATAACCTCGCACTGAACGCTGAGAAAGCGCACATTTGAGCAGCTGCAAGCCTTCGCCTGTAGAACATCTGTGCCCAGAATATTCTGCAATAAAGTTCATTTCCAGTCTCTGATTCTGACCAACATTCTCACCCTCCGAAATCCAACGAACACGCGAAGGACTGGCGGCGAAAAGCCTCCTTCCACATGATCCAAGCCCAAATTCCGAACCGGTATCACAAAACGTATTTGTGGCTGACTCGGTCCTATTTCTTGCAGTGATACTTGTTCAAGTGCTTCTGGGCGCGGCCAGTGTGCGCACTTCTTCCACGAACACACGCACATATCGGAAAGATGATTCAAACATACAAATTGTGGTGCGCAGACTTGTGCACGAGACAAGGAAGCGGTCTGGTTCACACTTCATCAAGCAGATGTGTAACTATGCCGTCTGTTAAAAACTGTTAAAATAACAGGAAACGATCGAAGCATTTTTTCCGGTGCAGCTGCGCATTTCGGTAAAGTTCCATTGCGTTGCATCCTGCTTTGCTTCAAATAAATAGCGGACGAGGGCAGCAACTCGTCGACAGACTTGGTGAGCACTCTCCCAGTGAGTTGCTCTGCTGTCCCTCGCGAGCAGAAAAGGACAACCTCGGTTGGTGCGAGTTCACTTCGATACGGTCCTCAGGCTTGTCTCGGTTGTTTTGTCTGACACCCACGTATGGCGCTGTCACTGAATACGACAGCTGCACGAGACGCCGGTTGGTCGCAGCTACAAGCGTAGGGCCCCAAGAAGGCCTTCAAGAAAGTTCAGAACTGAACTATGCTTGACAGCATAAATGGGAATGAACAAATATGGCCATTTCTTGGACTCGGATTTCCTCAAGGGATGAGCACGTGCTAGAGTTGGACCAACTAATGTACGTTGAGACATTGGCTACTTAATGCCTCGCAACCaaatttactgtacttaaggCAGAAACTCCGAACCAAAAGTTCCTCGAGATCGTGGCAGAAATGCAGCCGCAGCGGACAGTTTTGTTACCAGGGACTACAGAAAATACCCAGAACTTGAGGTATAAATGTGGCTCCAGCTGCAATGCGAACTTTGgatactggtaacctttcagtATGCCTTGAAGATGATGGGGATGTTAAAGACTCAACGGATACAAGCTCGATGAGCGGAGAGAACCTTCTCCAAAACCAGCAAGAACCAGATCCAAGCTCTGCAGTGCCCCAGCGATCCATTCCGTAGACGGCGAGTCGCATGCTTTCAAAGCCCGCACGAGATCTGCTCAGTTCAACAACTTCTACTCCCAATTTTGGTTTGCTGCTGTGATTTGAAAGATATTCTTCATCCTTGAACATTTTTGAAACGGTGTGGAATGTGTAGGAGCACTTCCAGTAAAGATTTTCTATTTGTAAAGATTCCCGCTGCCGCCCTCGTCGAGTTGAGGGCGCTCGGCGCGATTTCTCTTCTCGGGCTGCTCAATCGGGGAGCTTCTCAGGGGAGACGGCACCTTCTTGGCTTCAGCCCGGAGAGCAACTGAGCGCAGCTTCCTGTTTTTGAGAGTCGAACGAATTTCCCATCTTTCATGGCTCAACTCAATATGCTGTAAACATTCTTTCCCTCTAGACCTTcataatcacacacacacacacacacacacgtcctcCAACGCTGTCCTGAATAAAACTCTTTGTCGGTCTAATTTATAATCGGTCAGAATACCACCTAATAAGATTTGAACTGCGGCACAGCCAGGGTCGAAACCCCCATCAAGTGGAACCGTTTGTGCTGGAGATAGCAAGCAGATAGTTCTCCACTAAATAAAGTTCCGACAACTGTTTTTGCAAGTTCAGGGGTGGAGGTGGCGCAACCCACTGCAAGTTTGGGTGATCAACAATAACACAGTGTCCCCGTTTACACCTTCTGCAACTCCCTAAACCAAGAGGCGTGAGCTTCGTCACCTTTCAAAGTGCCCCTCGCTTTTGGCACTACGGCGCTCGTCTGGTTTCAGTCTTGCTCGTCGTCTACAAAGTGATTATACACAAATGGCTAAAAGGTCCAGCTTCAGCTTTGATCATCTCCGCTTTTTACCTCATCAGGATTTGAGTTTTAGATGAAGGTTTGTCCTACATTTTACAGGTTGATCCTAACGTCCCGACTCCAGCCTTACCGAGTTGTACCACCCGAGAGGTCAGATAAACTTGACAGCCCCCTTGTATTCCAGGGCGGCCTAGCCAGGGCCTGATCCCGCTTTGCTTCCGAGATCAGACATCCTCAGTTTGGGAGCCCTCTGACCTACTCCCACTAGCCAAGAGTCCACTGAGGGTTCGGAAGTCCCAGTTTACTAGGCGACTGCAGTTTAGAGAACATCCCATTTATTTTGCACCAATTCCACAGACAAAactttattcaaaacaaatttaacaagAAGGGAATTACAATGCGTCAGCATTAACAATATGcgtatgtaaaataaaatctagAAGTACAAAAATGGTGgaggaaactgaaaaaaaaaaaacaataataataattctactGAAACAAAGCAAATACTTTGGcgtacaaacaataaaaactttGAATAGTACAGTGCAAACCTGGCCAACAAAATgattattgtgattttttttttaataaacatcttTGTCATGACATACTACAATTATTTTCAGTAGATAGTTATTTCTTTTGCGATAACTGCGCCAGCGTCAATGCGTTATAACTGGGCTGGGACGAGCTGCCGTTTCCTCGGCTGCTCACGGGAACTAGCGCGAGGGGACGGCCGGAGTAGGTCGCAGGGGCGAAGGGAAAAGTACACAAGTAGGTGGCGCCGTTGGTCACATTTCTAGCAGTTTGAACCCATGTCGTAGGGTACTGCTGCTGCGGTATCCATTGCGGAGTTTGCTGGTTGGCCCATCCCATCACTGTTTGATGGTGTGCGACCAATGGCACAGTGAAATGGTTTGCAGGCTGCTGGAGGTAAACCTGGACAGGGTGAGACTGCCCTACATTTTCATTCACGGTCTGAAAACTACTTGGCGCCCTGTACTCTGCAGCTGGAGCGTACCTTGAATGCATATTTGTGACACAAGGGATGAGATTCCCAAGACCAGAATCACTCGAATTTGACAGGTGAGCGTCGCTGAGATCTGACTTTGCACCACTGAGAGTAGTCTGAGAGTCTCTTTCTAACTTGCAGTTCTGTacaccatttgctgaaaatggTGAAGCATTTGCATTGCCTTGAGGCACCGCTACCTGATCTGGACTGGAACTTACACAATTGTCAGCCAGCAGTGGTTTGACCTCATAGCCGTCCACCCAATCAGGATCACGGGGGATGGTGGTATTGGTCGACTTATCTTCCATCACAAGCGTGTCCTTGGGTGAGCTACTTGATAAATGAGGATCTGGGGCGACACGTCGGATCCCTGGTGTTGTCGACGGACCGATTTCGCAAGTCCTCAAATCCCATCTACTCTTGCTCGTCACTATTGTGGTGATGGGCTGCGCAGACGTCATGCGAGACACTTTAGCTGCTGGGTTGCCAGCGATGGGAGCAATACAATCATCTGCCTTGCGGGGGAATTTCTCTTCAGAGTTTCCTGTTTTCTACCACAGAGGCACCTTGGTCAACAGGAGCCGGTTCCCCTGGGATCAGTGGAGGGTTAACATCAGGAGACTTGTCCAACTTGGCTCTCAATGACTTGAGTCTCCATTTGGCCGGTCGAGGATCACAGAGGTGGGTCTTACTGGTGCAAATCCTGATTAGTTCGTCCACAGACTCAAGAGATTCTCTTTTTCTGGTGGGAAGGTATTCATCTTGACGAATTGTTGGACTGGTCGTTACACGAGCAACACCTTCAGAGTGCGCCTGTTCTTTTACCTGAAAAGTCGATGACATCTTCGTGACTGGAGTAGCGGTTACAAGAGTTCTGGACTCGGAGCGCATCCGATCATCCTTCACTTGAGAACTTTGTTGAGTTTTGGAGATGGATACATTACTTACAGCAGGTCTGGCCTCCAAGAACAGAGTTTCAGCTTTGACTTTTGAACTAGGCAATGTCTCTGTGCCTGGACCTGCAAATACAGGAGATCCGCAACCCAAGGGAACCACTTCATCTTTCACCTGACAAATCTGTGGCGTTTTCAACATGGTTGTAGTCACGGGAGAACTGCATTCAGAAAATGTCAGTTCAGCATTTACGTGATAACCTGGCTGCTTCTCAAGAATTGTACCAGCACTTTCAGGAGATCTGGAATTCTGAGGCAGTAGTTCGGTGTTTACTTGACAACTAGGTTGCGCCTCAGGAACGCGACCAGCAGTTTCAGGAGATCCGGACTCTTCTGGCTTTAGTTCAGCCTTCACTTGAAAACTAGCCTGCTCCTTAGAAATGGGACCAAGACTTTCAGGAGGTCCATACTTTTGTGGCAAGAGTTCAGCCTTTACATGAAAACTAtgtggctcctcagaaatgGGACCAGCATTTTCTGGAGATTTAGATTCTGGAAGCATCAGCTCTGCCTCGACTTGAAAATTAGGCTTGGCAGCAGTTGCACCAGATCCAGACTCGGGAGGGATAAGCTCAGCCTTCACTTGAGAACTACGCTGTTCCTCAGAAATGGCTTTAGCGGTAACAGACTCTTGAGGCATTAGCTCAGTCTTCACTTGTAAACTAGCCTGCTCCTCACAGGTGGGACCAGGACTTTCAGGAGGTTTGGACTCCAAGAACATCGGTTCACTCTTCACTTGAAAAACAGGGGGAGTCTTGGTGACAGAAACAAAGGTTTCAGCAGGTCTGCATTCTGAGGGTATCAGCTCAGCCTTCACTTGAGAACTACGCTGCTCCTCAGAAATGGCTTGAGCAGTAACAGACTCTTGAGGCATTAGCTCAGCCTTCACTTGTAAACTAGCCTGCTCCTCACAGGTGGGACCAGGACTTTCAGGAGGTTTGGACTCCAAGAACATCGGTTCACGCTTCACTTTGAAGACAGGCGGTGTCCTGGAGAAAACTCCCGAAATTGGCAGTTCTGGTGGAATATGAGAGCTTTTACGATTCTCTTGTGAACTGAGATTCGTTCTAGCTGAAGAGGTAGAAGGAACAGAATCAGCATCTGAGTCCACACACAAGTCCATCTCATGTCCATTCTGCTTCTCAGATGTTTGGCTTGCTTCAaagagacaaagacaaagaaggAATGCAATAAAAGTGTCATTTGTCATCTAAAAGCATTGCCATACCAGTTTGTTGTGATTCGATGACAGGCTGTCTGGTGGCACTCTGCAGCACATCGAGAGCTTTGAATGACAAGAGGTAAAAAGTTGATACACACTCACAGGCAACAAACCAGGTCGTAAGTGACATTTAGTGATACCTTCTCCAAATGGAGCGTTCCAAATGTACTCGTACATGTCCTGAGAGAGGTCTATAACCTTTGCAAGAAATGGAGGAGGTATTTAGCATGAGGAGGTATTTGCGATGGCATGCTTAAAGTTACCTTTGCGTCCATCTTTTTGGAACGCTCCTGTGCCGCGATATTAATCGCGACATCACGGAGGAGTTCTAGTTTCATCTCCTCTCCGATGTCCTCCTCGTACCAAAATGCATCCATATATTGAGGATATACTCTTAActgcaacaaaatatttcatagCTTACAttctatacatttttaaagagcGAGCAACAGAGAGTCTTTACCATGTACGCGAGCCGATGCGTCACGCTAACCATGTGCTGGCAGATTTCACCGACAATGAGTTTCTGGCTGCAGCTCTGACACAAGTAGAACGAGTTTCCAGACGTCCCATGGCACTCGTACACAGACACTAGACCTGATCGGgcaattattttatcattagcGTTTGCTTTAGTTGGACGGTGGCGGGTTCCTGCGAGGGACACTCCTACCCACCTACGACTGGCTGGTTGGAGGGTCCCTTCACCCACAAAAACGTGGTCAAGTTACTTGCGCTTCCTGCAACAAAAGTAGCATCAGCGCATCACGTTCTCAGAGACTTCTGGGGTAAAGTCAACTTACCGGAACGGATGGGCGCCTGGGAAGCACTATGCCCGCAGTTAGATCCTGCATCTATTGGCACCTTATGCAGACTGGACCATCCATCATTCGAGCACCTTACAACCGGACTCTGTGGTTCTGCGTTCAGCGACGCAGGACCCAGGTCAGGTCCCAACGAGGACCTATTACAGCCTTCCAGATCCTCACCACCTTGCTTTAAACCTGGTTTACCAAACTGTGGCTCTGGTCCCAACAGCTCTGAAGGTGAGGGACAATCGGAGCCTTCCAGATTCACCTCAACATCATTTAAGCATGGATCACGAAAGTGTGGTTCTGGACCCAACGACACTGCTGGTGAGGGCTCATTGAAGCCAGACAGATTCTCCTTATTGTCCTGTGAACCTGGATCACCAAACTTCAGCACTGGTCCCAACAACACCGAATGCAAGGGCTCGTCAGAGCCTTCCACATTCTTCTCGGCGTCCTTTAAACCTGGATCATCAATTTGCGGGTCTGGGCCAAATGACACTGAACTTAAGGGCTCCTCAAAATCATCCAGATTGTCCTCTGCGAACTTTAAAGCGCCATCATCAATCTCCTGCTGCTCGCATGCCTCTTTGCCACATTTGTATCCATGGATACTGTGAACAGTGGCCTCTGGCTCGGTAGTTGGACCGGCGGCAGTTCTCGCATGGGTCTCTGGATCAAATTCTACCCAGAAAAAGATGACATTATGAAATTCATTATCAATTCAAACAGATTGTCATGAATACCGTGTGCTAGTACTAAAAACCCAGGCATTTGCTATATGGGTCTTAGACCCAAGAATAGTATAACTGTCTGGTCTTCTCCTATTGTGGTTCACTAGGTTGAACGGCGTATTAAAACAAACTACTAAAACATAATGAACGGCGCTCAGCCAAAATGTAGACCTTGCGCAATGGAAAGGTGGCTGCCAACTGCCCCACACAAGAAGCTACTTTCTGGATTCCAACGCAAGCGTAACGCGATGGCCAAACGTGACAATGAAAGCAGCAAACCCATCGGAACGCTCCACGGATGGAGACATCTCGGTAGTCTTCAGTCGAAAGGAGACCGGCTACGACTAATGTATAAAAACAACCTCTCGCGCCCAGCTTTAGCTAAAAATCCATCTCTCGTCCCAGAGTGTGAACGTCACTAAATTCAATGAATTACCATCATCCGGGCTCGATAGTCCTTGCAAGGAGGTGGGGGAAACATGTCCTAAAGGCACCAAAGTGTTGGATAAAACCAGGAAGTGAGTCTCCAATCTCTGTAAAGCTAAAATCAAAGACCAATGATTATTTTGGCTTCCATTTCCCATACAGATCTGCCATCGATCGCTGTTatttcgtctttttttttttcttctctcattTACCTCGGTCTTCTGGAAGATCCGACAGCTCCTTGTACTCATCGTTGGTCACTTCTATTGTCTGGCAGAAAAGACGAGACAGTCAATTTCTTGAAAAGACATGAAAGAAGAAGTCCATCTCTCTTGATATCCAGATTGACTTTTCAAGCGCGTGTTATAACGGTTAAAACAAACTCACCTGGATGTTCCGAAGTCCCAAACACTTCTCCACCTCAGTCATGCTAAAAGTAAACTTCTTTTGGTTGATGCGTGTCAACTGCTTGTCATTCAATTCTGGGAACCTCCGTTTCTTGTTGGGGATTTAACGGCACACACCGTGAACACCTTTGGCAGCGTTTAAATATGGAGTACGTTTTTGAAAGATGCACACACCATATAGTTGTATAGGTGAATGTTTTCCGTAAGGTGACTGGAACATTCCAATCTTATTCGGCACAGAGTGCAGTAGGACTGCTTCCGCCCGTTGCTGTTAACTGCAACTATAAAGCTTAGgcctacaaaataaaatcaaaatcaacatttaaaacggAATGAATCACAAGGACCAACTCATACAGACTCGCTGAACAATCATACTCACCAACTTTCAAAAAACTCAGCTTAGTTCTGCTATGCGATAGCTTGGCTGTTGTGGTTGCGCGTCTGACTTCAGCCCGTGGTTCTGCATCGTCACGGGACCCCCATGTGTTGTTCACTTTCTTGGCAGAAGATTCCGATTTTCTGCATTTAGGTGGTGCCACTGCTGCAGTGGCCAGCCCGGCGCGAGACGGGACCGGCGCTTTCAATGCAGACTCCGGGTTCGTCCTGGACGTCCCGCTCGAGCGTCTCTCTCTTTCAGTTCTCTCTTTGGGTGCTTTGTGCCGCACTGATAACGCTGGGAAAGAAGTTTTGGGGTGTGAGATTGGTGCTGTAGACTTGGAAGCAGAGCCCAGACAACGTGCGACAGGTGTGGTCGACTCGGCAGTTGAGGTAAACCTAGAGGTTGTTGCTCCATGTATGGCATTGGGCGTTGTGGGCTTGGTGGCGGTCGCACCACGGATGACTGTAGAGGTTCGAGCACCGCGTATGACAGGAGTTGCTGTGGGCTTCGTAGCGGCTGCAGGCGTGGTCAAAGTAGAGATTTTAGCATCGCGGACGGCGGTAGTTTCCGTGGGCTGGGTGAGAGTTGAAGGTGCAGCAAACGTACAAGCTGTAGGACCATAAATGATGGTCGGTACTGTGGACTTGGTGGGGCTTGCTGTAACTCTTGCGGATGTTGTAGTACAACTGGTAGCAGATGCAGTTGACCTTTGGGTGGTTGAAGTTGCACTGGAGGACGTTGCTATAACTTTGCAGGCTTTTGTGGTACTGACAGTAGGTGCTATAGACTTTGCGGTGGTTGATGTGACACTAGAGTATGTTTCTGTAACTCTACAGCATTGCGCCGTACTGGCAGAGGGAGCCATCGACTTGTCTGCCAATACAGGTGCGCCGCAGAAGGCTGCTGTAACGCGGGATTTTGTGCTACCGGAGGTTGTCGCTATCCTGGGCTTTGTAGTACAACTGGCGGTAGATGCGGTGGACTTTGTTGCAGTGAATTTAGAGCTTGCAACCATAAGGgtaacatttgtgtttgttgtgcaCAGGGTGCTTTGTTTAGAGGTGGTTTCAGTGCTGGCAGCCACGGGTACAGTCTCCTTTTGATCCCAACTCTCATATTTTATCTTGGGCTTTTCTTCATGCTCTGCGATCTCCCTGGAGTCCCTTCGTTGTCTTTTATAGCCGATCTCGTCATCCTGAGGGGCACTCGGCCTCTTTCGCTCCCATTCGTCATTTGCAGACGCCCGAACGTGGGCGCTCCTTTGTTGTCCCGTCTCGTCCGCTGTGTTTTTGGCGCTGGCGGTCCTACTACTGTTTGCAGGGTTTTGATTAGTCTTTCTTGAAGGGGACGTTGCCATCTTGCTTTTCGTACTGTACCCTGGGGTCGCCCCTGTCGCACTTTCTGTGGGGACTGGAACATGCAATGAAAAAGCCTGAGATTAGTCTTGGCAATCAGAACATTTTCAAACCCAGCACATTACCTCGGCTAACGAACTACGTTGAAAAGCATTGCAGAACTGGGAGGACTTAAGAAGAACCCTTGGACCTCCACAACAAAACTGGGTTCTCGCTTTCACAAGGAGGTCAGGAAACCTAAATACTGCCTTCTTTGCAGACACccacccaacattataaaaccAACACATGCACTTTTTTGGTTTGGCTTACCCAACGGTGCTTGAGGTAGGACGAGGGGCATAAGGGGACTTTTGCTGTTCCTCCTCTTTGCTGCACTCAGGATTAATTTCACTGGCAAGCACATGGTATTTAAAACAAGAGAATACCACCGTCAAGGCGTTGACATTAAATGTGCGACAGAAAAACCACACCCGGTTTCTCGACGTTTCATACATCAATGTCTGGATTCTCACATCCAAAGCAGGCCAGACACATCCAAAGTAATATCAGATCATTCAGATTTGTAATCACCTGTGAAGCatcatgtatttatatattggCATCAgactcaaaaataaaaaaacaaaaacaatctaaactgaaaaaaaaacattggctaGACATGGAGTAGCGTCTCGAAGCAGTCCACTTCGCTGCTCTGACCTCGTCCCTGCGCCGCTCCAACAATTGCTTTGCCGAATGGGAACGCTGCATCGCGACGCAGCAAGTCAGATAACGAATTTAAAGAGGAGAACGAATCATTTCCTTCACAATCACCGGCCAATTCGGAAGCGACCTACTGCTACTCCGCGTGCTGCCTCTTCAGGGTCAGTCTGGGTAGCAAGACAGAAACTGTTGCACGTGGTGTGCTTTGTGAGTCATCTGGAGTACACACAAGGATTATTTttgcacattaaaaatgtaaactttggATGCCTATGTAGCCTGCGTAACTGGAGCCTGGAGGTTGTCACAAAGCCAACTTTCACCCTAAAACATCACTTTTGGAACTGGAAAAGCTTCTTTACCTTTGACGTAATCGCAGGGTTCCTCAACGGGCCTTTCCAACTTCAGTTTCTACGTAGAAGACATTGAGATAAAAACGGTAGCCTCGTCGTTCCGGTTCAAACGTCGGCTCTGCCATACCTGGACGTGCGATACGCTGTGAATACGTGCAGCCTGGGTTGCCAGGTCCAGTAATTCTTTTGTATCGCAATGGGGCCTCAACGAGCCAGGATGGAATCGTTCCTTTAgagcaggaaaaacaaaaaacaaaaacccaccACAATCGCTGGTCAATCCACTTCGGATTCATCCTTAAAAACATTTGGGACAAGCGAAAGAACTGACGAGAAACATGGCGACGTGTTCCCAACTGAAAGCGTGAGCGTAGCCTTCCTGGTCCGTCAGCCGCCTTCTACACAGCAGACACATCACGGAATCGTACGTGGCGTCGCGAGCCGGGTCGTAGGACTCGTGCGACACCATGAAACTGCGTCCTGCGACGGAAAAGGGTCGATTGAGCCCCCGCGGGGAAGGAAGCGTTGCTCACATTTCGTCGCAGCTACTTGACTCACCCAAAAGCGGGTAAGTCTTGTGTTCTTGGAGTTGGCTGAAGGTTTGGCACGGCGGTACTGAACACACACGACAATTAACACTTGCTAACGTCAGTGAGGTGAAACTCTACATCGAATTGGGCTGGATTTGCAATGCACGGTTCATGCAACAATCGGACTTTTTATGACGCCGCAAGTGCGTGACAGCAGGCTTGGGCAGATTATGACAGATGATAAGCTTAAGCAAAAATTATAGTTTAATGGCACTGCGATTACAGCGCTAAAATGGAATATTTTGAGATTTTTGGgtacataacttttttttccctttgaagCCAGAGCAGAAACGAACTGAGGTCCGCCGTGCTAGTTCACATCGTCTACATGGTGTTTACGGTATTTCACCAATTGTAGACTAACTTTCGTAGCTGGCTGCAAATGTTCGTTTCAAGCGTCACGTTCATATATTAACATGACCTTCAAGTGAATTGCCTTTTGTCGCCGTATAACAGCATGGATCCAAATTTACGAGTCATTTCTTCAAGtgcctaaaaaaaacatgacagcatGTTTTGAAAGGCACGTAACTCACTGACGGGTCGTGTCACTTTGCCCGCACTGATgatgaaaaacacttgaaatgtacattgaAATTGgacccgcccccccaaaaaaagacaaaaaaactaataaatccAAAAAAACGGATATAGACAT
This is a stretch of genomic DNA from Phycodurus eques isolate BA_2022a chromosome 20, UOR_Pequ_1.1, whole genome shotgun sequence. It encodes these proteins:
- the LOC133396161 gene encoding uncharacterized protein LOC133396161 isoform X3, translating into MANFFDMYFGATKWSDGLSCQVCLAKYKIFAEFKRHISSKEHQKKMTQVFQTEDHSIPGKLPPILIMDRSIQLTIQQPVLGLQLLTVCFSRGVGNVLYLCHVCEETVLDHKILEHLTSGCHEFIYYVSRRPFAHKWPRSHLHPCICLQSYADANMLEVSWIPCEDVRVNPGLRKMLEHSNVSGVGPLKMLNLPYRLVSLYENYSYFQVMHALTLYDELPTLLQVDVKPKKVPVQQNQEDPRKNHLPLDPSQKSYKIHCQNCKLPLDTPEQYFQHVQNKKHKMTVLSIHGNVHSSFDTEGMKDSCDHRAAAAESQTLEQLLFDQLDKRSVPGAAMMVLCYSSEFASEAVCICCACHDAFSKSLLTKHLKSHKHLLQTLLHLNPWRLPFGWQKVPERKFLKAKVEAEEKERGWTQVVLKVMDLPGSVLRSIIPPSYQKVPPCQTFSQLQEHKTYPLLGRSFMVSHESYDPARDATYDSVMCLLCRRRLTDQEGYAHAFSWEHVAMFLERFHPGSLRPHCDTKELLDLATQAARIHSVSHVQKLKLERPVEEPCDYVKVKLILSAAKRRNSKSPLMPLVLPQAPLVPTESATGATPGYSTKSKMATSPSRKTNQNPANSSRTASAKNTADETGQQRSAHVRASANDEWERKRPSAPQDDEIGYKRQRRDSREIAEHEEKPKIKYESWDQKETVPVAASTETTSKQSTLCTTNTNVTLMVASSKFTATKSTASTASCTTKPRIATTSGSTKSRVTAAFCGAPVLADKSMAPSASTAQCCRVTETYSSVTSTTAKSIAPTVSTTKACKVIATSSSATSTTQRSTASATSCTTTSARVTASPTKSTVPTIIYGPTACTFAAPSTLTQPTETTAVRDAKISTLTTPAAATKPTATPVIRGARTSTVIRGATATKPTTPNAIHGATTSRFTSTAESTTPVARCLGSASKSTAPISHPKTSFPALSVRHKAPKERTERERRSSGTSRTNPESALKAPVPSRAGLATAAVAPPKCRKSESSAKKVNNTWGSRDDAEPRAEVRRATTTAKLSHSRTKLSFLKVGLSFIVAVNSNGRKQSYCTLCRIRLECSSHLTENIHLYNYMKRRFPELNDKQLTRINQKKFTFSMTEVEKCLGLRNIQTIEVTNDEYKELSDLPEDRALQRLETHFLVLSNTLVPLGHVSPTSLQGLSSPDDEFDPETHARTAAGPTTEPEATVHSIHGYKCGKEACEQQEIDDGALKFAEDNLDDFEEPLSSVSFGPDPQIDDPGLKDAEKNVEGSDEPLHSVLLGPVLKFGDPGSQDNKENLSGFNEPSPAVSLGPEPHFRDPCLNDVEVNLEGSDCPSPSELLGPEPQFGKPGLKQGGEDLEGCNRSSLGPDLGPASLNAEPQSPVVRCSNDGWSSLHKVPIDAGSNCGHSASQAPIRSGSASNLTTFLWVKGPSNQPVVGLVSVYECHGTSGNSFYLCQSCSQKLIVGEICQHMVSVTHRLAYMLRVYPQYMDAFWYEEDIGEEMKLELLRDVAINIAAQERSKKMDAKVIDLSQDMYEYIWNAPFGEALDVLQSATRQPVIESQQTASQTSEKQNGHEMDLCVDSDADSVPSTSSARTNLSSQENRKSSHIPPELPISGVFSRTPPVFKVKREPMFLESKPPESPGPTCEEQASLQVKAELMPQESVTAQAISEEQRSSQVKAELIPSECRPAETFVSVTKTPPVFQVKSEPMFLESKPPESPGPTCEEQASLQVKTELMPQESVTAKAISEEQRSSQVKAELIPPESGSGATAAKPNFQVEAELMLPESKSPENAGPISEEPHSFHVKAELLPQKYGPPESLGPISKEQASFQVKAELKPEESGSPETAGRVPEAQPSCQVNTELLPQNSRSPESAGTILEKQPGYHVNAELTFSECSSPVTTTMLKTPQICQVKDEVVPLGCGSPVFAGPGTETLPSSKVKAETLFLEARPAVSNVSISKTQQSSQVKDDRMRSESRTLVTATPVTKMSSTFQVKEQAHSEGVARVTTSPTIRQDEYLPTRKRESLESVDELIRICTSKTHLCDPRPAKWRLKSLRAKLDKSPDVNPPLIPGEPAPVDQGASVVENRKL